The Mercurialis annua linkage group LG2, ddMerAnnu1.2, whole genome shotgun sequence genome contains a region encoding:
- the LOC126669518 gene encoding CDT1-like protein b, protein MDKGKCEEAKECGFNCEHEIANHVGKESTFVYPSPRKPGIVENPSLGTEFSLQTPEKISVALNMKSEEGEFELLERHKGIVELFDGINCSLRLLGLRKMSPIFQNIHRQVEVLTGRKFSYKHLAQLKYLLPEAIQIDKILVHDKETLCMKADMKIMLLSEVVEGHHEQSDYIALHQLFTSRLSNYFIAHPEACDIPKAMLPNPFDYSKESVLGDKVGGMPDVMSPELLSQLSETTPPEQLPPNVSVEDLSTTTESKLLSKSSHLHPSFSRHFSEKVVSEERTKLLACPAPLSYAVSCDLKNEDFKIAKTNDFIDASTEFDSGTNMDSNNDQAKECSSTTTKTSNAIDPLPTQLITPALYADLNACASPLCKLESSAKDFVIQTPVQSTPRRGIPGSDDNNKTIVSQKQQSSSKAAKRSLDFSFLEGDEPESLEALPDNIPQAVDCSSAVLPKVDEESRICRSDLMLKEISNYLPGLVSLIHNIFHSVNYSSITKEELVYKIIVNSLDFDERRQVEEQIETLEKQVPDWICKKLAPSGDILYSIKKMPDLNSVQSRVTSIYNC, encoded by the exons ATGGATAAGGGTAAATGTGAAGAAGCCAAAGAATGTGGTTTCAACTGTGAGCATGAAATTGCTAACCATGTAGGGAAAGAATCAACTTTTGTTTATCCGTCTCCTCGGAAACCAGGAATTGTTGAAAACCCGAGTTTGGGAACTGAGTTTTCTTTACAAACTCCTGAGAAGATTAGTGTGGCTTTAAATATGAAATCTGAAGAGGGGGAATTTGAACTTCTAGAAAG ACACAAGGGCATTGTAGAACTGTTTGATGGTATAAATTGTTCATTGCGGTTGCTTGGTCTGCGTAAAATGTCACCAATTTTCCAGAATATTCATCGCCAGGTGGAAGTGTTGACTGGAAG GAAATTTTCCTATAAGCATCTTGCACAGCTAAAGTATTTACTTCCCGAAGCTATACAGATAGATAAGATTCTTGTACATGACAAGGAAACCCTGTGTATGAAGGCAGATATGAAAATCATGTTGCTGTCAGAGGTCGTTGAAGGTCATCATGAACAATCTGATTATATTGCTCTGCATCAACTATTTACTTCTAGACTTAGTAATTACTTTATCGCACATCCTGAG GCTTGTGACATTCCAAAGGCCATGTTGCCAAATCCATTTGACTACAGCAAAGAGTCTGTTTTAGGGGACAAGGTTGGTGGCATGCCAGATGTCATGTCTCCTGAGCTCTTGAGCCAATTGAGTGAGACCACTCCTCCAGAGCAGTTGCCTCCAAATGTTTCAGTAGAAGATCTATCAACTACAACTGAAAGTAAATTGTTGTCCAAGTCATCACATTTGCATCCATCTTTCAGTAGACACTTCTCGGAGAAGGTTGTTTCAGAAGAGAGGACCAAACTCTTAGCCTGTCCAGCTCCTTTGTCATATGCTGTTTCTTGTGATTTGAAGAATGAAGATTTTAAAATTGCGAAGACCAATGATTTTATTGATGCGAGTACTGAATTTGATAGTGGAACCAATATGGACTCCAATAATGATCAAGCAAAAGAATGTTCAAGCACAACAACCAAAACCTCCAATGCCATTGATCCTTTGCCTACTCAGCTGATTACTCCTGCATTATATGCTGATTTGAATGCTTGTGCAAGCCCTCTTTGCAAGCTTGAGTCATCTGCCAAAGATTTCGTAATTCAAACTCCTGTACAATCAACTCCGAGAAGAGGAATACCCGGTAGTGATGATAACAATAAGACCATTGTCAGCCAAAAGCAGCAGTCGTCTTCTAAGGCTGCAAAGAGGTCTTTAGACTTCTCATTCTTGGAAGGTGATGAGCCAGAGTCCCTCGAAGCTCTACCAGACAACATCCCTCAAGCTGTAGATTGTTCTTCTGCAGTACTTCCGAAG GTTGATGAAGAAAGTAGAATCTGTCGATCAGATCTAATGCTCAAGGAGATATCGAATTACTTGCCTGGCCTAGTTTCTTTGATTCACAACATATTCCATTCTGTTAACTACTCTTCAATCACAAAGGAGGAACTTGTGTACAAGATAATTGTAAATAGTTTGGACTTTGATGAAAGAA GGCAGGTTGAAGAACAGATTGAGACTCTTGAAAAGCAGGTTCCTGACTGGATTTGCAAGAAGCTTGCACCTAGTGGAGATATTTTGTACAG CATCAAGAAAATGCCGGATTTGAACTCTGTACAGTCCAGGGTTACCAGCATATATAATTGCTAG
- the LOC126669345 gene encoding uncharacterized protein LOC126669345: MGCIVSTANDSGGNRRRPGNIGEVFVYIPGFRIPKPVDFSVSLGDQLSKNLVERLSALRTRIVVMAGQEAPTVTRTKRKSATQHGGSTLADLHQALEDYLPVLLGLVKDGSHLQHNVQFVWVNQEDDAEESAMSNAWYEVLSVLHLMAMLLLSQANLLLLPRTSTDGYQPKVSAESRRASIDIFLKAAGYLDCAVRHVLPQFPAVLRRDLPVDLAEGVLRALCLQALGQVVDIQLGMAIDSAKATLAVKRRLACEMVKYWQQAQDNLMNLPLANGWGEKHRLFVKWKYVEAKAAAYYYHGLILDEGNTEKSHGMAVAALQAADEYFKESRRACEAFNAASPLSRNPPLWGTEKYMSEKIPKETSSKVRINRDLYSHEKIMETAPTLPDFALSLKPDEYQLSPVDSSWNEENVNQLTG, from the exons ATGGGCTGCATAGTGTCTACAGCGAACGATTCTGGTGGAAATAGAAGGAGACCAGGGAATATAGGAGAAGTTTTTGTTTATATACCTGGTTTTAGAATACCAAAACCCGTTGATTTCTCAGTGTCGCTGGGTGACCAGTTGTCAAAGAATTTAGTGGAACGCCTGTCGGCTTTAAGAACTCGTATAGTTGTTATGGCCGGCCAAGAAGCGCCAACAGTCACAAGAACAAAGAGAAAAAGTGCTACTCAACATG GAGGTTCAACATTGGCCGATCTTCATCAGGCTCTTGAAGATTACTTGCCTGTTCTACTGGGATTAGTTAAAGATGGAAGCCATCTACAACACAATGTACAATTTGTGTGGGTAAACCAAGAAGATGATGCAGAG GAATCGGCTATGTCTAATGCATGGTATGAGGTGTTATCAGTTTTGCACTTAATGGCAATGTTATTATTGTCGCAAGCCAACTTGTTACTTCTTCCAAGAACATCTACTGATGGATATCAGCCAAAAGTATCAGCAG AGAGCAGGCGTGCATccattgatatttttttgaagGCTGCCGGATACTTGGATTGTGCAGTCCGACATGTGCTCCCACAGTTTCCTGCTGTACTAAG GAGAGACTTGCCAGTGGACTTGGCAGAAGGAGTTCTTAGAGCACTTTGTTTGCAAGCTTTGGGGCAG GTTGTTGACATTCAACTTGGAATGGCAATTGATAGTGCCAAAGCCACTCTTGCAGTAAAGCGAAGGCTTGCATGTGAGATGGTGAAGTACTGGCAGCAG GCTCAAGATAATCTAATGAATCTTCCATTAGCAAATGGTTGGGGGGAAAAGCACCGGCTTTTTGTAAAATGGAAATATGTGGAAGCAAAG GCTGCAGCATATTATTATCATGGTTTGATTCTTGACGAGGGGAATACGGAGAAATCTCATGGCATGGCTGTAGCTGCATTGCAAGCTGCAGATGAATACTTTAAGGAGAGTAGGAGAGCATGTGAGGCATTTAATGCAGCTTCTCCCTTGTCCAG AAATCCACCACTTTGGGGAACAGAGAAATATATGTCAGAGAAGATTCCGAAAGAAACTTCCAGCAAGGTGCGAATCAACCGTGATCTGTACTCTCACGAAAA AATAATGGAGACAGCACCAACATTACCGGATTTTGCATTGTCGCTAAAACCCGATGAATACCAGCTTTCTCCGGTGGACTCGTCCTGGAATGAAGAGAATGTAAATCAGCTTACGGGATAG
- the LOC126666623 gene encoding uncharacterized protein LOC126666623 isoform X1, with amino-acid sequence MGIEEEDSIEQAAVARRERLNALKAARQLLNTPDTTDNADDNDNNPSMKFRNYVPQDKELQEAKLAPPVLPKFEDPIAAAPPPSENKEDPFLNIAPKKPNWDLRRDVQKKLDKLERRFQKATYKLMEEQERESQLSEDGRTASED; translated from the exons ATGGGCATTGAGGAGGAAGATTCAATAGAGCAAGCTGCAGTTGCTCGTCGTGAGAGACTTAATGCTCTCAAAGCTGCCCGTCAACTTCTCAACACTCCTGATACTACTGATAATGCTGATGACAATGATAA TAATCCTAGCATGAAGTTTCGAAATTATGTGCCTCAAGACAAGGAGCTTCAGGAAGCTAAGCTTGCTCCACCTGTGCTCCCCAAGTTTGAAGATCCTATTGCAGCTGCACCTCCGCCGTCGGAGAATAAAGAGGATCCGTTTCTCAACATTGCTCCAAAGAAACCAAACTGGGATCTAAGGAGGGATGTGCAGAAGAAGCTTGATAAGCTTGAAAGACGTTTTCAAAAGGCAACTTACAAACTTATGG AGGAACAAGAAAGAGAATCGCAGCTAAGCGAAGATGGTCGAACAGCTTCAGAGGATTAG
- the LOC126669519 gene encoding GEM-like protein 4, which produces MNSSLSPSSSTSSDTEDSKLFVTNRVSYAFRILDHVKLGPKLSETVKGKVRLGAKIIKEGGRHNIFKHLFGLAEGEQLLKASQCYLSTSAGPIAGLLFISTQKIAFSGQTPLAFRSSKGQLITTPYKVMIPVKKIKRASQSENVENPAKKYIKIVTEDNFEFWFMGFLRYEKAFMNLEKAISMAT; this is translated from the exons ATGAATTCATCACTTTCCCCTTCCTCTTCTACTTCTAGTG ATACCGAAGATTCCAAGTTATTTGTGACAAACCGCGTTTCTTATGCATTCAGAATACTAGACCATG TAAAACTGGGACCTAAATTATCAGAAACAGTGAAAGGCAAAGTCAGATTAGGGGCGAAAATTATTAAAGAAGGTGGAAGACACAATATTTTCAAACATTTATTCGGACTAGCAGAAGGCGAACAACTACTTAAGGCATCGCAGTGCTACTTATCAACATCAGCTGGTCCTATTGCAGGATTGCTCTTTATCTCCACGCAAAAGATTGCTTTCTCCGGCCAAACTCCACTCGCCTTTCGATCTTCTAAAGGACAACTTATTACGACACCATATAAG GTAATGATACCAGTAAAGAAGATTAAAAGAGCCAGCCAGAGTGAAAATGTGGAAAATCCAGCGAAAAAGTACATCAAAATAGTCACTGAAGATAATTTCGAGTTTTGGTTTATGGGATTTCTACGTTATGAGAAAGCTTTCATGAATCTAGAGAAGGCCATATCCATGGCTACCTGA
- the LOC126666623 gene encoding uncharacterized protein LOC126666623 isoform X2 yields the protein MGIEEEDSIEQAAVARRERLNALKAARQLLNTPDTTDNADDNDNNPSMKFRNYVPQDKELQEAKLAPPVLPKFEDPIAAAPPPSENKEDPFLNIAPKKPNWDLRRDVQKKLDKLERRFQKATYKLMEEQERERKRTYLFYV from the exons ATGGGCATTGAGGAGGAAGATTCAATAGAGCAAGCTGCAGTTGCTCGTCGTGAGAGACTTAATGCTCTCAAAGCTGCCCGTCAACTTCTCAACACTCCTGATACTACTGATAATGCTGATGACAATGATAA TAATCCTAGCATGAAGTTTCGAAATTATGTGCCTCAAGACAAGGAGCTTCAGGAAGCTAAGCTTGCTCCACCTGTGCTCCCCAAGTTTGAAGATCCTATTGCAGCTGCACCTCCGCCGTCGGAGAATAAAGAGGATCCGTTTCTCAACATTGCTCCAAAGAAACCAAACTGGGATCTAAGGAGGGATGTGCAGAAGAAGCTTGATAAGCTTGAAAGACGTTTTCAAAAGGCAACTTACAAACTTATGG AGGAAcaagaaagagaaagaaagaggACCTACTTATTTTATGTCTAG